The nucleotide window ATAAAAAGTTTTAATATGGTACATTTATACACttgtataaaattaattaattttttttgagaaaataaaaagataataaatattatgtgCACAAAAGGATATGTTGTGGGAACGCCTCGTTCTTTTGATcctttccttttttttgttaaatcttcatttgatatataaatcgtgatattgtatttttttcagaGATATGAGTATTTTGTACATAAcacaataaatataatatatattttgctcGTGTTATACctacataaaaaatttttctttcttcaattatttcattattgttTGCAGAAACATGAGGTATTTCACCCTctataacatttataataaaaacaacCTTCCATTCTAATCCTTTTGATTTATGTATAGTTGTTAATGTAACTTTTTcaattaacattttttcatgtatattatttttaaaatcattcaaaaaacatattaaacAATCATAACAAGTTTGTTCCATTAAATTTGGTTTATATTCTTTTGTTATTtctaaaaatacaaatatattttgtatttgaCTATAATTATAGTCTTcttcttttatattaaaaagtgCTTTTAAATTGTTCTTAATTTCTAATTCGGTTATTATGTTAGGATTttccttattattattattaattatttctgCATTTTCATTCGTGTTATTGTTTGTATTATCATTACATTGCTCAAATGTTCGTTTTTTTCCATGTATGTTTTGATAATCTACTGTATGAACGCaattctttattatatgtgtattttctttttctttactatttttttcaatatctgACTTATGGTCTATTGTggatatatcatttttacaATCTGATAAATTTTCCATATTTgatgaattattattaacattcACCAaatcattttgttcattattCATTGATATATTAGCGGTACCTTCCACAttctcttctttttttttcaatattttttttataaggtttattttttttaatatatccaTTACCAAAATATAAACTGAATTATGTTGAGAACAAATATTAAGAAAATGATttatgacaaaaaaaaaatcaagaataatttttatttcattttctgtaaatatattcaaaatgGCTAGCTGATCGTTACTaagtttttttcttttagacaaaatatacaactgtgaaatatttttaattttttcaaagAAAGATATACTTTCCTCATTTAATTTGCCCCTATGattgttaatattatcaTCTCTAGCATAACGAGGATCCGAGATATTGTGAACTTgtctaatattattatttgttaatttatGAACAATCGTTTTGATcaatttacaattttttataattttaaaacattttaaaaaaactaCATCATCATTTACGTTTATTAAAAAACGAAGTAATGTTATCAATTGAATAATTTCTTTTGATCcaaaaaatgatttttttttatttaattcttttATTGGAATATTAAAAGTGGAAATATTTACTTCACTCCATTCTTCTTTCACTTgcttattttcttctttaattttatcaGAAGGAAATTCTTTTTTTGATAAGATACTATCCTCACCACTTTTCACATTTACTATATCTGTAGTTTTAGATTCAActtgtttttcattttttgaataattttgATGAGTATCATtgggtatatttttattttctaaatttttacaaaattctCGGAACATTTTTAaagctttttttttaatttcatacttgttcatatttataaGAGTTTCCTTTAAAGATTTATTAGTACGAGATAATATAGCAAAATCactaaattttaaattatatattttttttaaaaaaataatttgagCTAATACATATGATATTTGATCATCATTCGTTTTGAAAATTTCAAAAGTTGCTTTTTGTCCTGGTATATTAtctgtacatatttttttatttattctacAACTtccattatttaatattaaattatttgatattCTTACAATTTCTTTTGTACTTCGAAAGTTTCTACTtagtttaaataataaacaattacactcttttataatttttttaaaaacactAGCATGCGCTCCTCTAAAGGCATAAATTGATTGATCATCATCCCCTATGACTGTAATACTTGTCTTTGTTTTATTtcgtttattattttgtattttactatttttagaacgctttttgataaatttatttgGATCATTTTCAACAAAAATATCCATATCTTCATCAATACACTCATTATCCATAATAGGTTTAACATCATATTGCATATTAGCAAAAAATTGAAGAATATTAAATTGTGTTGTATTTATATCTTGAAATTCGTcacaaaatatatgattccACTCTtccaatattttatttcgtaTTGATATATTGTCTTtcattaatttatatgtttCTATTAACAAATCATCAAAgtcataataaatatatttttctttttcaaaaatttttttataattttcataaaactTTCTTTCaatatcatttatttcgATATTTGTCATATTATACAATTcaacatattttaataattttatttttttttttaaaaaaagaatttcttttttttttaatatacatttaaCTTCACCCATTTGTTCTAAATTCCCTTTATCTATAGaactattaaaattatataaataattaaaaaaatattcattttcttcttcttcatcaTCACAATCAGACTGTATTGCTTCATCTTCTAATTTCTTTTCTTCATGTTTACTTATATTATTCTTCatacaattaataaaatgtgaAAGATTAAATGTATTAtcacttttattaattatagaGGGATCATTTGTGCATTTATTACCCCCATCGATTGAAGAATTGTTGTACATCGTTGAATTACAAAAGTTGTTAAAAgccatttttattacattactgtttattaattctgttaatattttaaactctcctttatattttaaaagaataTATCGACAGAATGAATGAATAGTTCCTATAAATATTGTTGTGTCTAAAACtttgaatttatttttatacattgttttattaatgtcatattttttattccgAATTTTATTTCCTCCaatgtttttatttctattgAATAGTTTATTTTGAATTTCCTTTCCTGTACATAAATCTATCaaacaatttattttttttattattttttctttcaaaTCTTTAGCAGAATAATTTGTGAATGTTATACAGACAATTGATTTTTTCCTTTCTATTATACTCTTAATAATACGAGCTGTTAAAGTTGATGTTTTTCCTGACCCTGGACATGCAATAATACATAGATTATATTCCAAAGGTACCTGTACAATTTTGATTTGCTCTTCTGATAAATTtctgaacaaaatatgattaattatatcatcattaattttatttgtattatctTCATCAACATTGATGGAGTCATTATAACTATCACTCTCTTCTTCTAAAGCCATTTTTcgttttaaatattattagcttgttttttttttcaccttttttatattgccTATGATACAAACAAGGACTCATTTTACTAAAAATACATTATACACACATgcacacaaatatatatatatatatatatatatatatatatatatgtttatgtgtgcatatatttttcaaataaacatttttgGCGCCCTTTTATTTGCATTCTTAGAGCATAGAAATGTGG belongs to Plasmodium yoelii strain 17X genome assembly, chromosome: 11 and includes:
- a CDS encoding DNA helicase II; protein product: MALEEESDSYNDSINVDEDNTNKINDDIINHILFRNLSEEQIKIVQVPLEYNLCIIACPGSGKTSTLTARIIKSIIERKKSIVCITFTNYSAKDLKEKIIKKINCLIDLCTGKEIQNKLFNRNKNIGGNKIRNKKYDINKTMYKNKFKVLDTTIFIGTIHSFCRYILLKYKGEFKILTELINSNVIKMAFNNFCNSTMYNNSSIDGGNKCTNDPSIINKSDNTFNLSHFINCMKNNISKHEEKKLEDEAIQSDCDDEEEENEYFFNYLYNFNSSIDKGNLEQMGEVKCILKKKEILFLKKKIKLLKYVELYNMTNIEINDIERKFYENYKKIFEKEKYIYYDFDDLLIETYKLMKDNISIRNKILEEWNHIFCDEFQDINTTQFNILQFFANMQYDVKPIMDNECIDEDMDIFVENDPNKFIKKRSKNSKIQNNKRNKTKTSITVIGDDDQSIYAFRGAHASVFKKIIKECNCLLFKLSRNFRSTKEIVRISNNLILNNGSCRINKKICTDNIPGQKATFEIFKTNDDQISYVLAQIIFLKKIYNLKFSDFAILSRTNKSLKETLINMNKYEIKKKALKMFREFCKNLENKNIPNDTHQNYSKNEKQVESKTTDIVNVKSGEDSILSKKEFPSDKIKEENKQVKEEWSEVNISTFNIPIKELNKKKSFFGSKEIIQLITLLRFLINVNDDVVFLKCFKIIKNCKLIKTIVHKLTNNNIRQVHNISDPRYARDDNINNHRGKLNEESISFFEKIKNISQLYILSKRKKLSNDQLAILNIFTENEIKIILDFFFVINHFLNICSQHNSVYILVMDILKKINLIKKILKKKEENVEGTANISMNNEQNDLVNVNNNSSNMENLSDCKNDISTIDHKSDIEKNSKEKENTHIIKNCVHTVDYQNIHGKKRTFEQCNDNTNNNTNENAEIINNNNKENPNIITELEIKNNLKALFNIKEEDYNYSQIQNIFVFLEITKEYKPNLMEQTCYDCLICFLNDFKNNIHEKMLIEKVTLTTIHKSKGLEWKVVFIINVIEGEIPHVSANNNEIIEERKIFYVGITRAKYILYLLCYVQNTHISEKNTISRFIYQMKI